A window of Bacteroidota bacterium contains these coding sequences:
- a CDS encoding UDP-2,3-diacylglucosamine diphosphatase codes for MNGPNKHRAIWISDFHLGTRNTKADFLLDFLKANDSEYLYLVGDVIDGWALGKSWYWPQQHNDVIQKILRKARKGTRVTYIPGNHDNFARGFIDLQFGGIHTKLRSIHTTLDGRQLLVLHGDEFDGVIKYAQWLSVLGAKAYQLTLSMNRWYNVVRGWFDLPYWSLSAYLKQKAKRAVQHVANFEEAVATEALKYEVEGVVCGHIHHAEIRNIDGVLYCNAGDWVESCTALVEHVDGKLEIINWSGNKPESRVTKPTNREVVPLHGASMLPNSNIAEPVLSLNSTAGKVAGVKLS; via the coding sequence ATGAACGGACCGAATAAACACCGCGCAATCTGGATCTCGGATTTCCATCTGGGTACCCGAAATACAAAGGCAGATTTTCTGCTCGATTTCCTGAAAGCCAACGACTCGGAGTATCTGTATCTCGTTGGTGATGTGATCGACGGCTGGGCGCTGGGCAAGTCATGGTACTGGCCACAGCAGCACAACGATGTCATCCAGAAAATCTTGAGGAAAGCCAGAAAAGGTACCCGGGTTACTTACATCCCGGGCAATCACGATAACTTTGCACGGGGTTTTATAGATCTTCAGTTTGGCGGTATTCACACGAAGCTGAGAAGCATTCATACCACGCTTGATGGCCGGCAATTACTGGTTTTACATGGCGACGAATTTGATGGCGTCATCAAGTATGCCCAGTGGCTCTCCGTGTTGGGGGCAAAGGCTTATCAGTTGACGCTGTCGATGAACAGGTGGTATAATGTAGTCAGAGGATGGTTTGATTTGCCTTACTGGTCGCTGTCCGCTTACCTCAAGCAAAAAGCAAAACGTGCCGTTCAGCATGTAGCCAATTTTGAAGAAGCTGTGGCGACAGAAGCGCTGAAGTACGAAGTAGAAGGGGTTGTCTGCGGTCATATCCACCACGCAGAAATTCGCAACATCGATGGGGTGTTGTACTGCAATGCAGGCGACTGGGTTGAAAGCTGCACTGCGCTGGTTGAGCACGTGGATGGGAAGTTGGAAATCATCAACTGGTCAGGTAACAAACCTGAATCCCGGGTAACCAAACCGACAAACCGGGAGGTTGTCCCACTGCATGGCGCATCAATGCTGCCAAACAGCAATATAGCAGAACCTGTGTTGTCATTGAACAGCACGGCCGGCAAAGTGGCCGGTGTTAAATTATCCTAA
- a CDS encoding glycosyltransferase family protein, producing the protein MSRLNCLFIIQGEGRGHMTQALALQTMLVDAGHSVSAVLVGHNEHRRVPAFFLNKIGAPVEYFDSPNFAVDASEKSVKVWPTVTQNLRRSPEFKESLDVIRGAIDTYQPDVIINFFEPLAGIYNLFNVSPVPMVCIGHQYMYHHPVYPFSPGKWAQRMGAKYFTRLSAFGARRKLALSFYNTWDRPRLSVMPPLLRKELFELPLDQEEDFFLIYLLNQGYATAVTEWHKKYPDVKLHCFWDSPKHDEVYAYDDTLTFHQLHDTKFLDMMARCKGLICTAGFESVCEAMYLGKSILAVPVKGHVEQYWNALDLMQYGGGMHDAEFNIERLLEVKPVNRELTKEFRQWVDRAPHMFVSTIEKAANKKVQRWASV; encoded by the coding sequence ATGTCACGGTTAAATTGCTTGTTTATTATCCAGGGAGAAGGTCGTGGACACATGACCCAGGCCCTTGCTTTACAAACCATGCTGGTTGATGCAGGGCATAGCGTATCAGCCGTACTGGTTGGCCATAATGAGCACCGGCGCGTACCGGCGTTTTTTCTGAACAAAATTGGTGCGCCGGTTGAATATTTCGATAGCCCCAATTTTGCTGTCGATGCAAGCGAGAAGTCTGTTAAGGTGTGGCCTACTGTAACACAAAATCTGCGTAGAAGCCCGGAGTTCAAAGAAAGTCTCGACGTGATTCGGGGGGCGATTGACACGTATCAGCCAGATGTAATTATCAATTTTTTTGAACCACTGGCCGGCATCTACAACCTGTTCAATGTATCTCCCGTCCCGATGGTCTGCATTGGGCATCAATACATGTATCACCACCCGGTCTATCCTTTCTCGCCCGGGAAATGGGCGCAGCGCATGGGAGCCAAGTATTTCACCCGCCTCTCAGCATTTGGCGCCAGGCGCAAACTTGCGCTCTCTTTTTATAATACCTGGGATCGGCCCAGGCTTTCTGTCATGCCGCCCCTGCTACGCAAAGAGTTGTTTGAACTGCCACTTGACCAGGAGGAGGACTTCTTTTTGATCTATCTCCTCAACCAGGGATATGCAACTGCTGTGACCGAATGGCACAAGAAGTACCCGGACGTCAAGCTGCATTGTTTCTGGGACAGCCCGAAGCACGATGAAGTGTATGCGTACGACGATACGCTTACGTTTCATCAGCTACACGATACCAAATTTCTCGATATGATGGCCCGATGCAAAGGCCTGATTTGTACCGCCGGCTTTGAATCTGTTTGTGAGGCCATGTACCTCGGTAAGTCAATTCTCGCAGTGCCCGTGAAAGGACATGTGGAGCAGTATTGGAACGCGCTCGATTTAATGCAGTACGGCGGTGGGATGCACGACGCGGAGTTCAACATCGAGCGGCTGCTTGAAGTCAAACCGGTCAACCGGGAGCTTACCAAAGAATTCCGGCAATGGGTAGATCGTGCGCCCCACATGTTTGTGAGCACCATCGAAAAAGCGGCAAACAAAAAGGTACAGCGCTGGGCGAGTGTTTAG